A DNA window from Ctenopharyngodon idella isolate HZGC_01 chromosome 8, HZGC01, whole genome shotgun sequence contains the following coding sequences:
- the apeh gene encoding acylamino-acid-releasing enzyme — protein MFNRRIPLQRLLSHCAVMGSKVLREPAEIAQLYREQCRFPALCRADVGPVITSRYGGQYCNIYTEWTQRDLERNESVKFCRQYIVFHDDTSVVYSGPSGNCTEIKGELLSVDSPSGDMKAVLRESSIKGEDKQFLEIWHKNRKLKCLNLTTLNKHGKVYEDDQFGCMVWSHSETHLLYVAEKKRPKTESYFQGPETGVLADEEETIKTDKKEETVLGHQFEYYEDWGEALVNKSSPVLCVLDIEGSNITVLEGIPTNISPGQAFWSPNDTGLVFVGWWHEPFRLGLKYCANRRSSLFYVDLASGKCEQLSCNSSAVCSPRLSPDHCRIVYLECGVFGPHQQCSRLCMYDWYTKQTSVVVDVVQRAREDGFTGIYSSMLSPRCWSADSQRVLISCAQRCRKDLLVVDTSSREVTSLTSQSKEGSWSLLNIHRDLMVVSCSSPNRPPDLRVGFLPAKGSESKMSWVMLEETQPQEEISWQTLNFSPPPEQDNSQYPGLDFDAVLLKPKEMSEGSKLPLIVMPHGGPHSVLVTEWILSTAVLCKMGFSVLLVNYRGSLGFGQDNINSLPGNVGTQDVKDVQLAVDSVLKQGDFDEQKIAVMGGSHGGFLACHLIGQYPEFYKACVARNPVTNLASMIGSTDIPDWCMVEAGYEYNTDVHIEPATLEQMLNKSPIKHVNKVKTPVLLMLGEDDKRVPSKQGIEYYRALKALQVPVRLLWYPGNNHSLSKVDAESDGFINAALWVIQHLSL, from the exons ATGTTCAATCGCAGGATTCCTCTCCAGCGACTCCTTTCACACTGCGCTGTCATGGGCTCGAAG GTGCTCCGGGAGCCGGCGGAGATCGCTCAGCTGTACCGGGAGCAGTGTCGGTTCCCCGCCTTGTGTCGCGCTGATGTGGGTCCGGTGATCACGTCACGATACGGCGGACAATACTGCAACATCTATACAG AGTGGACTCAGCGGGATTTGGAGAGGAATGAGAGTGTGAAGTTTTGTCGTCAGTACATTGTGTTTCATGATGACACGTCAGTGGTTTACTCCGGACCCTCCGGAAACTGCACTGAAATCAAGGGAGA GCTGCTCAGCGTGGATTCCCCGTCCGGAGACATGAAGGCTGTGCTGAGAGAGAGCAGCATTAAAGGAGAAGACAAGCAGTTCCTGGAG ATCTGGCACAAGAACAGGAAGCTGAAGTGTCTTAATCTGACGACTCTCAACAAACACGGCAAAGTGTATGAAGATG ATCAGTTTGGCTGTATGGTCTGGTCTCATTCAGAGACTCACCTCCTGTATGTAGCTGAGAAGAAACGACCCAAGACAGAGTCATACTTCCAG GGGCCTGAGACGGGTGTGCTCGCTGATGAAGAGGAGACCATCAAGACCGACAAGAAGGAGGAAACAGTCCTG gggCATCAGTTTGAGTATTATGAAGACTGGGGTGAAGCGCTTGTGAATAAAAGCAGTCCAGTGCTCTGTGTGCTGGACATCGAGGGCAGCAACATCACAGTGCTGGAAGGAATACCCACCAACATCTCTCCAGGACAG GCGTTCTGGTCACCCAATGACACAGGGCTGGTGTTTGTGGGTTGGTGGCACGAGCCGTTCAGACTGGGGCTCAAATACTGCGCCAACAGAAG gtCGTCTCTGTTTTATGTGGATCTGGCTAGTGGCAAATGTG AACAGTTATCCTGTAACTCCAGCGCTGTCTGCTCTCCTCGGCTAAGTCCTGACCACTGCCGTATCGTCTATCTGGAGTGTGGCGTCTTCGGTCCACACCAGCAGTGCAGCCGACTATGTATG TATGACTGGTACACCAAGCAGACGAGTGTCGTGGTTGATGTGGTGCAGAGAGCCAGAGAGG ATGGTTTTACTGGGATCTACAGCTCAATGCTCTCTCCCCGCTGCTGGTCAGCTGACAGTCAGCGTGTGCTGATCTCCTGTGCTCAGAGATGCCGTAAG GATCTGTTGGTTGTTGATACTTCAAGTCGTGAAGTCACATCCCTCACCTCCC AATCAAAGGAAGGAAGCTGGAGTTTGCTGAACATTCACAGAGATCTGATGGTGGTCAGCTGCTCTTCACCAAACCGCCCTCCAGACCTG CGGGTGGGTTTCCTGCCAGCGAAGGGATCTGAAAGCAAGATGTCGTGGGTCATGCTGGAGGAGACACAACCTCAGGAGGAAATCAGCTGGCAGACTTTAAACTTCAGCCCCCCACCTGAGCAGGACAATAGCCAATACC CTGGTTTGGACTTTGATGCTGTTCTGCTGAAGCCAAAGGAAATGTCGGAGGGGAGCAAACTACCTCTCATTGTCATGCCACATG GCGGCCCTCATTCAGTGCTGGTGACAGAGTGGATTTTGTCCACAGCAGTTCTGTGTAAGATGGGCTTCAGCGTCCTGCTCG TGAATTACAGAGGCTCACTTGGGTTTGGTCAGGATAACATCAACTCCTTACCAGGAAACGTCGGTACACAGGACGTAAAAGACGTGCAG TTGGCGGTAGACAGTGTTTTGAAGCAAGGTGACTTTGACGAGCAGAAGATCGCTGTGATGGGAGGCTCTCACGGTGGATTCCTGGCTTGTCATCTGATTGGACAGTATCCTGAGTTTTACAAGGCGTGTGTGGCACGAAATCCCGTCACGAATCTGGCCTCCATGATCGGCAGCACAGACATTCCAGACTG gtgtATGGTGGAAGCTGGATATGAATATAACACAGACGTTCATATTGAACCTGCTACTCTGGAGCAAATGTTAAACAAGTCACCCATAAAACACGTGAACAAG GTAAAAACCCCAGTACTTCTGATGTTGGGTGAAGATGACAAGCGTGTTCCCAGTAAGCAGGGTATTGAATACTACAGAGCCCTGAAGGCACTGCAGGTACCAGTGAG ATTGTTGTGGTATCCAGGCAATAATCACTCTTTGTCCAAAGTTGACGCAGAATCGGATGGGTTCATAAACGCTGCTCTCTGGGTTATCCAACACCTTTCTCtgtga